The genomic stretch CCCTCCGGCCGACGCAGCGAGACACGATTCGTCGAGTCGCTGGCTTCGATCCTGCCGGTGCTGCAGATCTTCGGCGCCATCAACTCCCTGGCCCAGATCGTGCTCAAGATTGCGTCTCCCGGAGTTCCTGACTTCTACCAGGGAAATGAGCTCTGGGAGTTATCGCTGGTCGATCCGGATAACCGCAGGCCCGTTGACTACGACCTGCGAAACCGCTACCTGGATTCGCTCGATCAGATGGCTCGCGAACAGGGTGCACTCCACGTGTGCGAGGAACTGCTGCGAACCTTGCCCGATGGGCGAATCAAGCTCTGGACGATGCAGCGCGCGCTCGCGTTACGGCAGCAGGAGCCTGCGATCTTTCAGCGAGGAACCTATGTTGCGATTTCCGTCACGGAACCGAAGTACGCCGAGCACACCATATCCTTCCTCAGAAGCAGCAGCGAAACCGGGAAGAGCGTGATCGCCGTCGTCCCCCGCTTTGCCTGCTCCATGATGAACGGCAAAGTGCAGATGCCGTTGGGAGGCGCCTGGGGAAAAGCGGCCCTCGCTCTGCCCGATGGTGCCGCGAACGAGTACACCAATGTACTTACCGGCGAGACCTTCAGCGCAGACAAGGATCATACTCTGCGCCTGAGCAGCGTCTTCGCGCACTTCCCTGTCGCGCTACTCGTCAGCACACCTTAGTGGCTGTCTTCCTTCAGTGCTTCGCTGGAAGCAGCGTCCCGGTCCGAGACCTCGGTAAGCGCCGCAAGCCGCGTTGCGAGCGACTCCGTCAGAACGCCCTCGGGGCATCGCCAGCACCAGTTCGCATCAGCTCTGGATGGCGTATTCATGCGCGCATCGGATCCCAGATCGAGAACATCCTGCACCGGGATCAGGCAGATATCCGCGACGGACGTAGAGATGGCGCGAATCATCGACCATACGGGCCCGTCGTCTCCGGGAGTGAGATATGCGATGGCCGCAGCCTTCTCTTCTTCATTCGTCAAGGACTCCCACCAGCCGCGCGAGGTGTCATTGTCATGCGTTCCTGTATATGCAACCGTATTTGTTACGTATTTGTGCGGAAGATAATTATGCGCGCCCTTGTTTCCGAAGCCGAATTGAAGAATGCGCATACCCGGCATTCCGAACTGCTCGCGAAGGCGCTCTACCTCCGGCGTAATCAAGCCCAGGTCTTCGGCGATAAAAGGCAGATCCCCGAGAGCTTCGCGCAGCCGCGCAAACAGCGCCTCGCCGGGAGCCGGAACCCATTCTCCATGGACTGCCGTCTCCTCCGCCGCCGGAATGGCCCAATATGCCTCAAAGCCGCGGAAGTGGTCCAGGCGAATCACGTCATAGAGCGAGTGCGCACGACGAATGCGGCTCACCCACCAGTCAAATCCGCGCTTCTCCAGAACGTCCCAGCGATACAACGGATTGCCCCAGCGCTGCCCTGTCTTGCTGAAGTAATCCGGCGGCACACCGGAGACGCGTATCGGCCAGCCATCCTTGTCGAGCTCGAAGATATCGCGGTTGGTCCAAACATCCACGCTGTCGTAGTTCACGAAGATGGCAACATCGCCGATGAATCTCACTCCCCGTTTGAGTGCGTAGTCGCGTAAGGCAGACCATTGCTCGTCGAAAGCAAACTGGATAATCCGCAGCACCGTCAGTTCCTCGGCTGCGTCCTTCCGCAGCTTTTCGAGTGCCTCCGGATGCCGCTGCGCATACTCCTCAGGCCATGCCTTCCAGCTATTGGTCCCTAACTTCCTTGCCAGCACAGCGTAGAGAACGTAATCGTCCAGCCAATCCTGATTGTCCCGGCAATATTGCTCGAAGCGCTTCCACTGTTCGGATTTCTTGTGCGTGAGGAAGTTGCGAGCAGCCTCGTCGAGCAGAGGTAATTTGGTCCGCTCCACATCGTGAAAATCCACCTCTCCAGAACGCCCGCGCATCCCTGCCAGCCGTTCTCCCGCAATCCAGCCCCAATCGGAAAGATGCTCCAGACTGATCAACAACGGATTGCCGGCAAAAGCGGAGAGGGTGGCATACGGCGAATTCCCAAAGCCCGTCGGCCCCAGCGGAAGCACCTGCCACAATCGCTGTTTGGACGCAGCAAGAAAATCGGCAAAGGCATAGGCCGCAGGCCCCATGTCACCGATACCACCGTAGGAAGGCAGAGAAGTAATGTGCAGCAGAAGTCCGGAAGAGCGCTCAAAGGGCATGGGGGTATTGTTCCGCACATGGGTCAAAAGGAAAAGGCCCGCGACGGAGAAAGATTCCAAATCGCGAGCCCGAGTGTGTGCTGCTGTATCTGCTGCTTAGGACTTCTAGCTGGGGGAACCCGGCAACGCCGCGTTAGGCGCCTTCTTTGCTAACCGGATTCGTCCCTCTTTTTGATACTTTTCCTGAAGCGTCGTCACAAAGACCGCGAACATTTCTTCACGCCTCTGATCGAGAAGAGAGTCCCGGGTCTGCGGGAAGTTCTTCGCAATCTCGTCCGCCGTCGGCTCCTCGCGGTCGATGATCTTTGCCACGATGCCTGCACGTCCCGTATTGATGGGGGTGCTGATCGCGCCCGGCTGCAACTTGAAGAGCGCAGGGGCGGCCGATGCAAGCTGCCCTATTTCGGGAACCTGCGCATCCTGCCCCACCAGGTCGCTGGTCTTTACAGTTGCGCCCAGCTCCTTGGCTGCCTTTTCCAGATCGTTTTCAGTGTGGGCCTTTTCTGCCAGCGCCGTGGTTTTGCTGGCCAGCAACTGGGGCAGATTCTGGTCCCGATAATCTTCGAGGATGTGCGCCTTGTACTCGTCGAAAGTTGGCGCGTGAGCAGTCCTGACCGCTGTAACCTGGAAGATTCCATAGCCTTCGCCGGTTGTGGCCACTTGCGGAGCCGCTCCCGACTTCACGC from Acidisarcina sp. encodes the following:
- the malQ gene encoding 4-alpha-glucanotransferase, translated to MPFERSSGLLLHITSLPSYGGIGDMGPAAYAFADFLAASKQRLWQVLPLGPTGFGNSPYATLSAFAGNPLLISLEHLSDWGWIAGERLAGMRGRSGEVDFHDVERTKLPLLDEAARNFLTHKKSEQWKRFEQYCRDNQDWLDDYVLYAVLARKLGTNSWKAWPEEYAQRHPEALEKLRKDAAEELTVLRIIQFAFDEQWSALRDYALKRGVRFIGDVAIFVNYDSVDVWTNRDIFELDKDGWPIRVSGVPPDYFSKTGQRWGNPLYRWDVLEKRGFDWWVSRIRRAHSLYDVIRLDHFRGFEAYWAIPAAEETAVHGEWVPAPGEALFARLREALGDLPFIAEDLGLITPEVERLREQFGMPGMRILQFGFGNKGAHNYLPHKYVTNTVAYTGTHDNDTSRGWWESLTNEEEKAAAIAYLTPGDDGPVWSMIRAISTSVADICLIPVQDVLDLGSDARMNTPSRADANWCWRCPEGVLTESLATRLAALTEVSDRDAASSEALKEDSH